The genomic stretch TTTTTTGATGTTTTGTTCATTTTGTTAAGTATTTATTGTAAACTTGTTCACTGAATGCTATAATGAGATTATCCGGCAGTCACAAATAAGCCGATTATTATGACGATAAGAAATGAGGTATTTATGAAACCTGTAAGAATTCCAATACCGTCAGTGGGTTTTAATCCTCCGGTTTACCCTTGCCGCAGAGCTGTAGAACCCTTTACCCTGGACGGAAGACTGGATAAACCTTTTTGGGAAACTGCTCCCTATACTGATCCTTTTATCGATATTGAAGGAGAACATAAGCCTGCACCCAGATTCAGAACCCAGGTCAAAATGCTGTGGGATGATGAGAATCTGTACATAGGTGCAAGTCTTGAAGGAAATGAAATATGGGGTACTGTGAATGAGAGAGATGCCGTAATCTTTCAGGACAATGATTTCGAGATCTTTATCGACCCGGATTCCGACACCCACCAGTATTATGAATTTGAAATGAACGCTTTGAATACCGTATGGGACCTCTTTCTCCCCGCTGCTTACAGAGATAAAGGAAATGCTCTCAATGGTTATGATATCCAGGGCCTACGTACCGCCGTATATGTCGACGGCCGCGTAAATGATCCGTCTGCTCCAAATAAAAGCTGGTCTGCGGAAGTTGTTATCCCTTTCGCATCTATCATCGAATGCCTGCCCCATAAACGTGCTCCCCAAAACGGTGAATACTACCGTCTTAATTTTTCCCGTGTGCACTGGAAGACCGATATCCTAGAGGGCAGCTACCGAAAGTGTACGGAACCTGTAACCGGAAATCTCCTGCCGGAAGACAACTGGGTCTTAGCCCCCACAGGAGTGATCAACATACATTATCCTGAATTATGGGCTTTTGTATTTTTTACAGGAACAACGGAAGACGAAACCTCCTGTATTATTCCGGAAGACGAGTACCGAAAATGGGAATTAAGAAAACTCTATTATGCCCAGAATATCTATCTGGATTTAAACGGCTGTTATACCTCGCAGCTGAAGGAGCTTACTTTAATTCTTGAACACTATTCTCCCAATGACATAAACCGTTGTGTAAAAGCATTTCCTTACAAAATAGAAACGACTTCTCATACCTTTGAGATTTCCTGCCCCTCCGCTCATCCTGATAAAACTGTTATAATTTACTCCAATGGAAAAACTGAAATACGTTAAACAGAAATGTTCAGTTCGTTCATGATGTATTTGAAAAGAATCAAAATTACTGGTATAATAGCAGCAAATGAGTGCAGCATTGGTGCAGCGATAAAAGATTAAGATAATAGAAAGGACGCCACAATACTATATTTTTAATCTATATTAGTGGCAGTACCAAAGGCGTGCCCTGCGGTATTCTCGGGAAAAAACGATGAAAAAGATAACCCTGCAAAAAATTGCAAATTCCCTTGGTGTTTCCCGTACTACGGTATGGAAAGTATTTAGCGGACAGGAAGGCGTCTCTGCTGAGCTTCGAAACAGAATCATTAACAAAGCACAGGAACTGAACTATATTTTTCCGGTGAACTTTGATACTTCATCTGTTATGGATGCTTCTACAGCTGTTTCCGCCTCTTCAGAGGAGCCTTCAGCAAATATTGCTGTTGCCGTATGCCGACCGGAGACCTCCATCTTCTGGATGACCATTATACATCAAATTGCCAAGGAGCTTTCCCACCACAATGTCAACCTGGTTTATACCTATCTGCCTTCCACTGTCAGCGCCAATTATACCCTTCCTGTATCTCTCACAAATGGCAGCACCAACGGAATTATTATCATGAATGTCTACGATACCCAATTGCTTCGATTACTTGCAGCCACTCCTGTTCCCAAGGTATTTCTGGATACCTCGGCTTTAGTTCCCCCTGCAGAGTTGAATGGAGATTTGATTTTAACTGAAAACCGTACAGGAATTTCTGCCATAACGGAGCACCTGATACAAAAGGGACGTAAATCTTTTGCTTTTATTGGCGATATCAACTACGCCCACTCAAATTATGAACGATTCGAGGGTTTTCAGAATACCTTGCTCCGTCATGGTCTTTCCTATAACCAGAAACTAAGCCTTACAGGTGCAATAGGTATCGATACCTACAAAGAAGAGATCGGAGCCTTTCTTGATACCCTTCCTCATTTGCCGGAGGCTTTCGTCTGTGCAAATGACTATGTGGCATGTATATTGATGCAACTGCTGCTTAAGCGTGGAATCCGTATACCGGAAGACATTGCTCTTTCCGGTTTTGACGCGAATACAGAGAATCCTCTGGCAGAAAATCTGACCACGGTACAGGTATTTAATCAGAATATCGGCTTTCGCCTGGCTCTCCAGATTTTATACCGGATTAAATACCCAGACGTTCCCCATGAGATCATTTATATAACCTCCAAAGTTATCTTCCGGCGTTCTACCGGAGATTCGTAAAAAACTCCATCAGGAACCTGGTAATACAGACTTAATAGCAAAAAGCTGCCACATTTCTGCGGCAGCTTTTATCTTAATCCATACTTTACTATTTCTCCACAAAAGGGAGGACTCCTATCTTATTTCTGTGAGAATATTACGTCTGAGTATCCTCCTGTAAGTTCTCAAGTACCTGTCTGGCTTTTCTGATTTCTTCCTCACTGGTACGATAAACTGTATACTCACTGAAAGAAGGAAGTCCCATATTCACCTCTGGTTTCCGGTAGCTCATAGCACTTTCCAGTACAGCCTTACCAGACATATGATAGGCCTTTACACCGGATACCCGGTAGAGGGTGGGAATCACACCGGCATTAACGCCTCCTCCTGCCTGAATACAGATTCTTTCCTGACTCTTTTCCTTCAGTTCTTTTAGAAGAGCTGTTCCTTGCATACATAGATTTTTCTGTCCAGAGGTAAGAATGGTATCCATTTCCAGACTTATGGCCTGTTCCAGCTCTTTCAGGGGATCTGCACACATATCGAACGCCCGGTGCAATGTAGCAGACATCCCTTCAGCCTCAGACAACAATCCATACATTGCCTCCATATTCAAAGTTCCCTCGGGTTTTAATATACCGATTACTACTCCTTCGGCACCCAACTCCCGAAACATCCTGACCTCTTCTTTCATGATGGAATATTCGTATTCCGTATAACAGAAATCTCCAAACCTGGGCCGTATCAGTACATGAATTGGTATGGTACTGTGCCCTCGAATCTCTTCAAATAATTTGGGGCTTGGAGTTGTTCCTCCAATTATTAGATTTCCGCATAATTCAACTCTTGTGGCTCCGCCCTGCTCACCTGCCAGTACAGATTCCACAGAATCTGCACATACTTCTAGTATAAACTCCTTCATCCCAGCTTTTCTCCGCTTTTTCAGGAATATAACCAAAAACTCTTATATTTCTGTATTTTTCATATATTACTACGTGTATCTCATGCTATAATAATTTTCACTCCTATATTAAATTATCAGCTTTACCTTTAAGTATACTATACGAATGCTGGAATGAATAGCAGTTTATTGCCAGTTAACCGTTACCGTGGCGGTACCGGAAGCAGGTGTCGTAACGGAATGATTGGCTCCGCTTTCCCAGGTTACATTTCCGGTGCTGTCCTTCTTAATAAACTTATACTCTATGGTTTTTCCGGCAGGAACATTTACATCCATGAACCAGGTTGGATATGCTCCTATGGTTGCCGTTGCATTGTAGATGGGACCGATAGCCCTGGCAGGGTCCCAGTTACCAAGTTCATAGCAGCTTCCCACAAGATATACTCCCGTTCCCCAGGAGGTCGTCGCATTATTAACCTTAAATCTTACAGATACCTGATCTCCGGTCAAGACCTCAAAACCATCATAGGGGGTACTTGGAAGTCCGTCGGAGGTTGTTATTGAAACATTGTAATTTCCGGCAGTTACAGTAGGAACGGTTACCTTAATAATCGTATCCGACCAGGAATTCACAACTGCAGCAGCGGTACCGAACTTAACAGATCCTGTCAAAGCACCAAATCCTTCTCCTGTTATGGTTACCACATTACCGGCTTTGCCCATGTTGGGGTCCACATTTCCTATAACAGGTGTGGCTGCACTGGTTGAAGTATACTGCCATACTGCGGATTCACCTGGTGCCAGGTTAAAAGTTCCTACTGACTTGTTACCTGCAACGGTAATACTGTTGCCTCCCAACAATCCCTGCATGACATCATCATAGGTACCAGCGGGAAGATTGGTATATAAACCCGTTATATCATAACCGGTGGTACTGGAGCGATTAACAGCGGTCAGTACCACACTGTTCCCGAATTGCCTTTCATAAATAAATACATCACTGTTGGTCCAACGCTCCTGCGTCGAGCCGTAAGCAAGTGCCGGATTGGATTTACGTAAAGGGGCAATCCTGCTGATTACCTGATAAGCCGTTGAAGAAGTATGAAAGGAAGTCATATCTCCCCGGTTATACGGATCTTCCGCACCGGTCAGATACTGTTCCGTTCCATAATAAATATTCGGTACCCCACGAGAGGTCAGAAGCAGGACATATGCATTCTCCACTGCTCTTGCATTGTTACCCGATAAGGTCATAAACCGGCTCATGTCATGGCTGTCCATAAAGGTCACCTGATCATTGACTTCTTTAAAGTCCGTACTGGTATCGGCAACCACCTTACTGATATCAAGCATGGAACCGGTCTTGCTGCCCAGGGCATTACGGACTGCATTGGCGAATCTGAAATCCAGCAGGCTCATGCCTGAATTATTTGTAAAATTCGAAAAGTCCTTATCATTTGTGGTTCCGCCGTAATACCATTCCCCGAAAGTAAAAACACCTTCCTTGGAATAGATACTGCTGAGCCAGTTCTTCTGCCAGCCAAGGGACATATGCTTTACGGCATCAACACGGATACCGTCAACTCCAAGCTCGAGCCACAGATTTATAGCATCCTTCATATAAGTGTCTACCGTGCTGTTCTGCTGATTCAGGTCAGATAGTCCCCAAATACTGTGATAGATTCCATTTTCAATGGTGCTGTAATCAGACCATTCCTTTTCATGGTTAAATATCCCCTGTGCATCATTGGTGTAAGTGCTTATCAGGCTGCCGTTCCGGTACAAGGCTCCGTCCTCGCCATATACCGCAGTAGAAGTATGATTTGGCACAAAATCGATGACAATCTTGATACCATTTGCATGGGCTACTGATACCAGTTCTGTGAAATCACTAAATGATCCAAAGGCAGCATTTGTCTTAAAATAATCTTTTCCCCAATATCCGTGATAGGAGGCATTATCATTAGAGCCGTCAATTACCGTGATATTCTGCACCGGAGAGGATATCCAGAGTGCCGTAACACCAAGTCCGGTCAGATAACCGTCTTCAATCTTATCAATGATACCCTGCCAGTCACCTCCATGATACTTAGTTAAATCTCCGGTATCAAAAACCGCACCGGTGGGATTATTGGATGTGTCCCCATCATAAAAACGATCCGTAACTATCTGATAGATTACATCGGTGGAAAAACTTGCCTTGTTGGTTACATCCGTATCCTGTACGGAGGTAGCCGAGGAAACAATTGCGTAGTTAAAAGTACCATATAATACGGCAGCAACAGCAAAAAACATTGCAGCCATAAGAGCTGCCGCTTTCCGTGTAAATCTTCTCTTTGAATGATATAACTCATGATTCATAATTTTACTCCTCTCTGAAATTAATTAATCTTTGGTTACCTAGGAAGATCAATGGTAAATATCCTGAACGCTGTGTCACTCCAACAACTAAACAGAACCTCCTTTCTCATTCGACTGTCAATTGGTATCCTTACCGGCCACGTCTTAAAATAGGCATCACCTGTTGCAAATAACCAATTTTCTGTATCTTATATGAGGGGTATATAAAATACTATGTTTGCTCGTTATTTTAGTCATATATGGTAAAAGCAGGTATTTACCTACTCTTCCTACCGACTTTTAATATATTTCTATCGTGTTATAAAAGGGTTACGCAATTCTCTGCAAAGCATAATCTGAACGATTTATCCTTTTACTGCACCGGAGGTCATACCACTGATCATGTAGCGAATCAGTATGAAATAAAGAACAACGATGGGTACGGCTATAAACACCGAACCGGCAGCAAATCTTGAAAATTCCGTTTCCCCAAGGCTCATAAGCCCTACCGCCACGGTATAGAGATCTTTCTCTTTCAATAACAGCTTTGGCAGGATAAAATCACTCCAGGGAAAGGTAAAGCTGGTAAGGGCAGTATAAACAAGCATGGGCTTGGACAAGGGCAGATTTATTTTCAGAAATATCTGCAGATTTGTTGCTCCGTCTATTTTAGCCGCTTCATCAATGGAACAGGGCATGGTATCAAAAAAACCTTTCTGGGTGAGATAACCCATCGGAGCACAGGAACTGTAAATCAGTATTACTCCCCAGATTTTATTAATCAGTCCGAACTGGGTCATTATTATGTACACCGCAATCATGCTCATAAAGGAAGGAAACATCCCAAGAATCAGCGTGGACTTCATGATTTTCTTCCTGCTTCGAAACTGGAACCGGGACATGGTGTAAGCTGTCAGTATTACAAGAAAAGTACCTATTATACTGCTAAAAATGGCTATAATCAAAGTATTCATAAACCACTGGGGATAATTATACATGGCCGTATCCGTAAATAAGGTCTTAAACGTGTCAAGACTGTATTCCTTTGGAAAAAAACCTTCATAGGAATAG from Anaerocolumna sp. AGMB13020 encodes the following:
- a CDS encoding carbohydrate-binding family 9-like protein, with translation MKPVRIPIPSVGFNPPVYPCRRAVEPFTLDGRLDKPFWETAPYTDPFIDIEGEHKPAPRFRTQVKMLWDDENLYIGASLEGNEIWGTVNERDAVIFQDNDFEIFIDPDSDTHQYYEFEMNALNTVWDLFLPAAYRDKGNALNGYDIQGLRTAVYVDGRVNDPSAPNKSWSAEVVIPFASIIECLPHKRAPQNGEYYRLNFSRVHWKTDILEGSYRKCTEPVTGNLLPEDNWVLAPTGVINIHYPELWAFVFFTGTTEDETSCIIPEDEYRKWELRKLYYAQNIYLDLNGCYTSQLKELTLILEHYSPNDINRCVKAFPYKIETTSHTFEISCPSAHPDKTVIIYSNGKTEIR
- a CDS encoding LacI family DNA-binding transcriptional regulator produces the protein MKKITLQKIANSLGVSRTTVWKVFSGQEGVSAELRNRIINKAQELNYIFPVNFDTSSVMDASTAVSASSEEPSANIAVAVCRPETSIFWMTIIHQIAKELSHHNVNLVYTYLPSTVSANYTLPVSLTNGSTNGIIIMNVYDTQLLRLLAATPVPKVFLDTSALVPPAELNGDLILTENRTGISAITEHLIQKGRKSFAFIGDINYAHSNYERFEGFQNTLLRHGLSYNQKLSLTGAIGIDTYKEEIGAFLDTLPHLPEAFVCANDYVACILMQLLLKRGIRIPEDIALSGFDANTENPLAENLTTVQVFNQNIGFRLALQILYRIKYPDVPHEIIYITSKVIFRRSTGDS
- a CDS encoding copper homeostasis protein CutC, which gives rise to MKEFILEVCADSVESVLAGEQGGATRVELCGNLIIGGTTPSPKLFEEIRGHSTIPIHVLIRPRFGDFCYTEYEYSIMKEEVRMFRELGAEGVVIGILKPEGTLNMEAMYGLLSEAEGMSATLHRAFDMCADPLKELEQAISLEMDTILTSGQKNLCMQGTALLKELKEKSQERICIQAGGGVNAGVIPTLYRVSGVKAYHMSGKAVLESAMSYRKPEVNMGLPSFSEYTVYRTSEEEIRKARQVLENLQEDTQT
- a CDS encoding alpha-amylase family glycosyl hydrolase, coding for MNHELYHSKRRFTRKAAALMAAMFFAVAAVLYGTFNYAIVSSATSVQDTDVTNKASFSTDVIYQIVTDRFYDGDTSNNPTGAVFDTGDLTKYHGGDWQGIIDKIEDGYLTGLGVTALWISSPVQNITVIDGSNDNASYHGYWGKDYFKTNAAFGSFSDFTELVSVAHANGIKIVIDFVPNHTSTAVYGEDGALYRNGSLISTYTNDAQGIFNHEKEWSDYSTIENGIYHSIWGLSDLNQQNSTVDTYMKDAINLWLELGVDGIRVDAVKHMSLGWQKNWLSSIYSKEGVFTFGEWYYGGTTNDKDFSNFTNNSGMSLLDFRFANAVRNALGSKTGSMLDISKVVADTSTDFKEVNDQVTFMDSHDMSRFMTLSGNNARAVENAYVLLLTSRGVPNIYYGTEQYLTGAEDPYNRGDMTSFHTSSTAYQVISRIAPLRKSNPALAYGSTQERWTNSDVFIYERQFGNSVVLTAVNRSSTTGYDITGLYTNLPAGTYDDVMQGLLGGNSITVAGNKSVGTFNLAPGESAVWQYTSTSAATPVIGNVDPNMGKAGNVVTITGEGFGALTGSVKFGTAAAVVNSWSDTIIKVTVPTVTAGNYNVSITTSDGLPSTPYDGFEVLTGDQVSVRFKVNNATTSWGTGVYLVGSCYELGNWDPARAIGPIYNATATIGAYPTWFMDVNVPAGKTIEYKFIKKDSTGNVTWESGANHSVTTPASGTATVTVNWQ
- a CDS encoding sugar ABC transporter permease, with product MKKLKFLRWTDTFVTYLILIVVGLVFLFPCLWLILASFSKSGSIYSYEGFFPKEYSLDTFKTLFTDTAMYNYPQWFMNTLIIAIFSSIIGTFLVILTAYTMSRFQFRSRKKIMKSTLILGMFPSFMSMIAVYIIMTQFGLINKIWGVILIYSSCAPMGYLTQKGFFDTMPCSIDEAAKIDGATNLQIFLKINLPLSKPMLVYTALTSFTFPWSDFILPKLLLKEKDLYTVAVGLMSLGETEFSRFAAGSVFIAVPIVVLYFILIRYMISGMTSGAVKG